In Anaerolineales bacterium, the sequence CCGTCCGAGAGGCCGGTCTGCCAGGAAGCGGGAACGAACGCCGCTTCGCCGCCGACTTCCGCAACTTCCTCGGCGGTGAACTCATGCAGCCCGCCCATCGCGCCGAACGAGCCGACCCAGGTGGAGCCCATCTGGGTCACGCAGGGGCCTTCGCCGCCCTGAACGGCCGTGGTGATGCGGGTGTACGCATCGCCCCAGCCGACCACTTCCGCGGTGACTTTGATGTTCGGGTACATCGCCTGGAAGGTGAGCAGCTCATCGTCGATGTGCTTTTGCGGATCGGGCCCGTTGGGCATCACCCAGATGGTGATGTCGCCCGAAATGTCGGGCTGCGGGGTCGCGTCGATCACCACCGTCTGCTGCACGATCTTGGTCTCGACGGTGGAGCCGGTGTCGGCCGGAGCGCAGGCGGCGAGCATCAGGCTCAGAACCGCCAGCATGCCGATGACAAGCAGGATTTTCTTTTTCATTGCTTCTTCTCTCCTTATCCTTGACTTGGAGTCGATAGAAATTGATCCTTACGAATCGCTGTTGCCGAAAGAAGTACGCTCCTGCGCAAAGCCGGATCCTCGATAATCACCACCTCCTTTCGGTTTGTCTTCTCGAACCTGCGCCTGCCCCTCGTCGGCAGGCCCGGAAAGCGCTCGCGAAAAAAACCGCGCGCCGTTTTGCCCCGCGCCGGGAGATTCCTCAACCCGTCGAGGCGCGGATGACCAGTTCCGTGGGCAGCACCAGCCGGTGCGGCGGCGCCGCCCCTTCGGCGATGATTTGGATCAGGGTCTCGGCGGCCAACTGCCCCATGCGCTGGATGTTCTGGCGCACGGTGGTCAGCGGCGGATCCAGGTGGGCGGCCGAGGGCAAGTCGTCGAACCCGACCAGGGCCACGTCCTCCGGCACCCGCTGGCCGGCTTCGTTCAGCGCCCGCAGCGCGCCGAGCGCCATCGCGTCGCTGGCGACGAACACCGCGTCCGGGGTGCGGGGGATCAGGCGCATCATGGCGTTGTATCCGCCGCTTTCGGTGAAATCGCCCTCCACGACCAGCTCCGGATCGGGGGTCAGTCCGCGTTCGCGGAAGGCCCGTTCGTACCCTTCCTGGCGGTCGATGCCGGCGATCATGTTCTTCGGCCCGGTGATGGTGGCGATCCGCCGCCGACCCAGCTGCAACAGGTACACCACCGCTTCGCGCGCGCCGCGCATGTTGTCGGAATCGATGTAGTTCAGGTCGCTCTTGGAAGGATGCCGCCCGATCAGCAGAAAGGGGACCTTCGATTTGGTTAGGGATTCCAGGATCGGGTCGTCAATCAGATAGGAGGCGATGATCACGCCGTCGAGGATGCTGTTGGAGGCCACTTGGTTGATCTTCGAGCGCTCCTGCTCTTGGCTCGCCAGCCACAGCATCACGGAATAATCGCTGGCGTTGCAGGCCGCGGTGATGCCTTGCACCAGGCCGGGGTAGTACGGATCGGTGAACAGGGAGGATTGGGCGGTGGGGAAGATCAGCCCAATGATTCTCGTCCGGCCGGAGGCCAGCCCGCGCGCCACCGCGTTGGGCCGGAAGTTCACCTGGCGGATAACCTCAAGCACCCGGGCTCGGGTGGACTCCTTGACGTGGGGGTCGTTGTTGATCACACGTGATACTGTCGATCTCGATACCCCGCTGAGTTTGGCGACCTCTTCGATCAGCATTCAGGATGGCTCCGAAAAAAGCCCTGGTCGTGAGAAGGTGGAAAGCAGTAATTATGGGATCGCTCCCAAATATTAGGACAGGATCGGCGGATTGTCAATGATTTTTTAATATTCTTTCCCCGGATTTGGTTTTTTTTCTGCCCTCCCCAGCCATAAAATTATCCTATAAAACCAAGTAATATTTAACATTCCTTGGTATTGTTCATTATCTGTAATTATGCTATATAATAAATGCTT encodes:
- a CDS encoding LacI family DNA-binding transcriptional regulator, which gives rise to MLIEEVAKLSGVSRSTVSRVINNDPHVKESTRARVLEVIRQVNFRPNAVARGLASGRTRIIGLIFPTAQSSLFTDPYYPGLVQGITAACNASDYSVMLWLASQEQERSKINQVASNSILDGVIIASYLIDDPILESLTKSKVPFLLIGRHPSKSDLNYIDSDNMRGAREAVVYLLQLGRRRIATITGPKNMIAGIDRQEGYERAFRERGLTPDPELVVEGDFTESGGYNAMMRLIPRTPDAVFVASDAMALGALRALNEAGQRVPEDVALVGFDDLPSAAHLDPPLTTVRQNIQRMGQLAAETLIQIIAEGAAPPHRLVLPTELVIRASTG